The following are from one region of the Capsicum annuum cultivar UCD-10X-F1 chromosome 1, UCD10Xv1.1, whole genome shotgun sequence genome:
- the LOC107840204 gene encoding serine/threonine-protein kinase OXI1, whose translation MNNVDDHEKTENASLELRNLKVISALGRGAKGVVFLVRTEDIELLALKTILRASIERKNNANKKSGYKRIWLERDVLSSFQHPLLPKLKGVLSTEKIVGYALDYCPGGDLNSLRKKQTEKMFSDDTIRFYAVELVLALEHLHGSGIVYRDLKPENVMIQENGHIMLIDFDLSTKLSPKTPETRQIKTANPPKLYEQTALKSKKKNWFFLLNKCCNSEISPDDSVHSARLTPYSEFDCIDKSNSFVGTEEYLAPEIILGNGHDFSVDWWCLGVVLYEMLYGTTPFRGSNRKETYYRILSKAPDLIGEATPLRDLIKKLLEKDPKQRISLDEIKGHNFFKSVDWDFVVHLPRPPFIPVPSDIADQAENREIDIESFVEGVFEVEEEEDDGRCKNNSQANHGDELMKANHGDELMNIKTKGCGLKEYLDNPNFFVF comes from the exons ATGAACAACGTAGACGACCATGAAAAGACAGAGAATGCCTCCCTAGAACTGCGGAATTTAAAGGTAATTTCTGCCCTCGGCCGCGGAGCTAAAGGAGTGGTGTTTTTGGTTCGGACAGAGGACATTGAGTTGCTTGCTCTGAAAACTATTTTGAGAGCTTCAATTGAGAGGAAGAACAATGCCAATAAGAAGAGCGGATACAAAAGAATTTGGCTCGAGCGGGACGTGCTCAGTTCTTTTCAGCATCCGCTTCTGCCTAAACTCAAAGGAGTTTTATCAACGGAGAAGATTGTCGGATATGCCCTTGATTACTGTCCTGGTGGTGATCTCAATTCTCTACGCAAAAAACAAACTGAAAAGATGTTCTCCGACGATACAATAAG ATTCTACGCGGTGGAGTTAGTGCTAGCATTGGAGCATCTGCATGGATCAGGGATTGTATACAGAGATTTGAAGCCAGAAAACGTAATGATTCAAGAGAACGGTCATATAATGCTAATCGATTTCGATCTCTCTACAAAACTCTCACCTAAAACTCCAGAAACTCGGCAAATAAAAACAGCCAACCCTCCTAAATTATATGAACAAACCGCTTTAAAGAGCAAAAAGAAGAACTGGTTCTTTCTCTTGAACAAATGTTGCAATTCGGAAATCTCTCCAGATGATTCAGTTCACTCAGCTCGGCTCACTCCTTACTCGGAATTCGACTGCATCGACAAGTCAAATTCGTTCGTCGGAACAGAAGAGTATTTAGCGCCGGAGATCATCTTAGGCAACGGCCATGATTTCTCGGTTGATTGGTGGTGTCTAGGAGTTGTACTGTACGAGATGCTGTACGGAACAACGCCGTTTAGGGGCTCAAATCGGAAGGAAACATATTATCGAATACTCTCAAAGGCGCCGGATTTAATAGGTGAAGCGACTCCGTTGAGAGACTTGATAAAGAAGTTACTCGAAAAGGATCCGAAACAGAGGATCTCCTTGGATGAAATCAAGGGTCACAATTTTTTCAAATCTGTAGACTGGGATTTTGTAGTGCATCTTCCGAGGCCGCCATTTATCCCTGTGCCCTCGGATATTGCAGATCAGGCCGAGAATAGGGAAATTGATATTGAGTCATTTGTAGAGGGAGTGTTTGAAGTTGAAGAGGAGGAAGATGATGGGCGCTGCAAAAATAATTCGCAAGCTAACCATGGTGATGAACTGATGAAAGCTAACCATGGTGATGAACTGATGAATATAAAAACAAAGGGGTGTGGGTTGAAGGAATATCTTGATAATCCTAATTTTTTTGTCTTCTGA